The following are from one region of the Magallana gigas chromosome 6, xbMagGiga1.1, whole genome shotgun sequence genome:
- the LOC105345671 gene encoding uncharacterized protein isoform X1: protein MQEKVTRMIISVIFMALVLAIHVEVLRDDIVSHQSDMYFSENKIENGTKETENICLMKMVESRRHYVNKWKEQFEMKRHKNGKTSRPSLKKNFTDIVTGIRNYSDQAKNKSMKQNEKVKEYTLEDIFRKEIEKVRNDMINYYNHSRHEYIGCIQQLQSYMGKKFNTSQHLFLKEMTQAQNKLISFMNRSKIESNERIKETKKDIRGDIANLTEIIDNFRNLSDLFRNEYNGLIKELKRELQENVTMLQKLITNEVRNSRSNINYEIKNHISDYGFMIWTVCAIQVIITFFCCWKRSSKSTNQQQKLETESPELSLENSVAVVSFTEENRELHLTIARTVASAFPIHPTYVGGLNNISSIELNSKVCLVFVDKNERHIILETDVDISKTRSNFVEGQVKRGSTHVVVVYCQHESSRNLTTLYNRNLGNIKQHATLRQLQRQNRVLSIDREFSSYQTDYLRMFLNEMLMD, encoded by the exons ATGCAAGAGAAAGTTACCAGAATGAttataag tgtCATATTTATGGCACTAGTACTAGCTATTCATGTGGAGGTGCTTAGAGATGACATTGTATCCCATCAGTCGGACATGTATTTTTCCGAGAACAAGATAGAAAATGGAACAaaagaaacagaaaatatttgtcTTATGAAAATGGTCGAGTCGCGCAGACACTATGTTAACAAGTGGAAGGAACAATTTGAGATGAAAAGACACAAGAATGGAAAAACTTCTCGACCCAGcctgaaaaagaattttacagATATTGTGACTGGAATTAGGAATTATTCAGATCAAGCtaaaaacaaatcaatgaaacaaaatgaaaaagttaAGGAATATACTTTAGAAGATATATTTAGAAAGGAGATAGAGAAAGTGAGAAATGACATGATAAACTATTATAATCATTCCAGACATGAGTACATTGGATGTATACAGCAGCTGCAGTCAtatatgggaaaaaaattcaacacttcTCAACATTTGTTCTTAAAAGAGATGACCCAAGCTCAAAACAAGTTGATCAGCTTCATGAATCGGTCTAAAATCGAATCAAATGAACGCATCAAAGAGACAAAGAAAGATATAAGAGGAGATATTGCAAACTTGACAGAAATCATTGACAACTTTAGAAATTTAAGTGATCTGTTCAGGAATGAATACAATGGTCTTATTAAGGAACTAAAAAGAGAACTACAAGAAAACGTAACCATGCTACAAAAACTTATTACAAATGAAGTGAGAAATTCAAGATCTAACATCaactatgaaataaaaaatcacatttcaGATTATG GTTTTATGATTTGGACTGTATGTGCAATACAAGTGATAATAACGTTCTTTTGCTGTTGGAAAAGGTCTAGCAAATCTACGAATCAG CAACAAAAACTGGAAACAGAATCACCTGAACTGAGTTTGGAAAATTCGGTGGCTGTTGTTAGTTTTACTGAGGAGAATAGAGAGCTTCATCTAACTATTGCTCGGACTGTGGCATCAGCCTTTCCAATCCATCCTACCTACGTTGGTGGATTGAACAATATATCAAGTATTGAACTTAATTCAAAG GTCTGTCTTGTTTTTGTGGATAAGAATGAAAGGCACATAATTTTGGAAACCGATGTCGACATTTCAAAAACACGTTCCAATTTTGTAGAAGGCCAAGTAAAGAGAG GTAGCACACACGTGGTGGTAGTTTATTGTCAGCATGAAAGCTCCCGAAACTTGACCACGCTGTATAACAGAAATCTTGGTAACATCAAACAGCATGCAACACTGAGGCAACTACAGAGACAGAACCGTGTTCTGAGTATTGATAGAGAGTTCTCTTCCTACCAAACCGACTATCTTAGAATGTTCTTAAATGAAATGTTGATGGACTAG